A single region of the Thermovirga sp. genome encodes:
- a CDS encoding NADH:flavin oxidoreductase: MTLLFEPLEIRGQRLRNRIVAPPMASLSCTNTGLPTMETLEYYKPVSESGVGLAVLEHHAVHPEGRTRLRQLLLDRDEVLPYQQDLAGLFSGAGLPALVQVNHAGSYVEDEDLLQNERFPKAPSPIRHPRSTALIMPAKLTLEEIALVPVTFLEAAGRAARAGYAGVEIHAAHGYLLGQFLSPMTNRRTDNYGGSIKNRARLLFEVYEAVREAVGDELVVAVRLGMADTFPGADPVGQTIDDARWVASEFSSVGLDLLDLSGNMCGYDGHGEAWFAPYCRTVKDAAGDIPTICTGGIRSAETALRLLDRGECDLVGVGRALKSDPNLVRKWKDLE, translated from the coding sequence ATGACCCTTCTTTTTGAACCCCTAGAAATCCGGGGCCAGCGCCTGCGAAACAGGATCGTGGCTCCGCCCATGGCGTCGCTCTCGTGCACCAACACGGGGCTGCCCACGATGGAAACCCTGGAATACTACAAACCCGTCTCCGAAAGCGGCGTCGGACTGGCCGTTCTGGAGCATCACGCCGTCCACCCCGAGGGGAGGACACGCCTTCGCCAACTACTGCTCGACCGCGACGAGGTCCTGCCCTATCAGCAAGACCTGGCGGGGCTTTTCTCCGGTGCCGGGCTCCCGGCGCTGGTCCAGGTGAACCACGCCGGTTCCTACGTGGAGGACGAGGACCTTCTCCAAAATGAACGGTTTCCCAAGGCTCCGTCACCCATAAGGCACCCCCGGTCCACCGCCCTCATAATGCCCGCCAAACTCACCCTCGAAGAGATCGCCCTGGTACCGGTGACCTTCCTCGAGGCCGCCGGCAGGGCCGCCAGGGCGGGCTACGCTGGTGTGGAGATCCACGCGGCCCACGGCTACCTCCTGGGCCAGTTCCTGAGCCCCATGACCAACCGGCGCACCGACAACTATGGCGGCAGCATCAAGAACAGGGCCAGGCTGCTCTTCGAGGTCTACGAAGCGGTGCGCGAAGCCGTCGGCGACGAACTCGTCGTCGCCGTCAGGCTGGGGATGGCCGACACCTTCCCTGGGGCCGATCCCGTGGGGCAGACCATCGACGATGCCCGATGGGTGGCGTCGGAGTTCTCCTCCGTCGGCCTCGACCTGCTGGACCTCTCGGGCAACATGTGCGGCTACGACGGGCACGGCGAGGCCTGGTTCGCCCCCTACTGCCGCACCGTCAAGGACGCCGCCGGCGACATCCCCACCATCTGCACCGGGGGCATCAGGTCCGCCGAGACGGCCCTGCGGCTCCTGGACCGGGGCGAGTGCGACCTCGTAGGCGTCGGAAGGGCGCTCAAAAGCGACCCCAACCTGGTCCGCAAGTGGAAGGACCTTGAATGA